The Mucilaginibacter yixingensis genome window below encodes:
- a CDS encoding FAD-dependent oxidoreductase, translating to MIKDTTNAKRALHQQQLSAGLVITGGGLSGVCAAITAARAGTKVILVQDRPVLGGNSSSEVRLWILGATSHMGNNNRWSREGGVIDEILVENTHHNPEGNPLILDMILLDKVKQEGNITLLLNTAVFDLEKSDADTISSLKAFCSQNSTEYLLTAPLFCDASGDGIVGFLAGAAFRMGAEAADEFDEQMAPSAQYGELLGHSLYFYSKDTGKPVKFIPPSFALDDITKIPRYRSFNANEFGCKLWWVEYGGRLDTIHQTEEIKWELWRVIYGVWNHIKNSGQFPEAENLTLEWVGTIPGKRESRRFEGDYMLSQRDLTEQRPHHDAVAYGGWSIDLHPADGVFSERPGCNQWHSKGIFSIPYRTLYSRNISNLFLAGRIISVSHVAFGATRVMATSAYVGQAVGMAATLCLKQGLLPAQLLQETQLNELQTMLMKAGQYIPGLTLNDGADLVQQAAVKASSTLKFKGFDAVDAWKSLAISAGMLMPFKAGKLPVFTVPARSSATTKLLCELWICSRSGSFTPDVLMTSNTLTVNGDVELELDFDVVLPEAGYAFIIFRQNAAIELGYTDQRITGIVSVFNLINKAVSNYGKQSPPPGTGVDEFEFWCPQRRPEGQNIALKLSEAQDLFEAENISNGVDRPVMQPNAWVADRDDINPSLTLEWSSVQIISSMTLCFDTDFDHPMESVLMTHPETTMPFCVRDYRVVDASGREIYAATNNYQTRNEIKFDEPVETAKLTIYVQHPLPHVPAALFAVRCYGPQQAAN from the coding sequence ATGATAAAAGATACTACTAATGCTAAACGGGCACTGCATCAGCAGCAGCTCAGCGCCGGTCTGGTTATCACCGGTGGAGGCCTTTCGGGCGTATGCGCTGCCATTACCGCCGCCAGAGCCGGTACAAAGGTTATATTGGTTCAGGACAGACCGGTACTGGGCGGTAATTCATCAAGCGAGGTGAGGTTGTGGATTCTGGGTGCAACATCGCACATGGGCAACAACAACCGCTGGTCACGCGAGGGTGGGGTAATTGATGAAATACTGGTAGAAAATACCCATCACAACCCCGAGGGTAATCCGCTGATTCTGGATATGATTCTGCTGGATAAAGTGAAGCAGGAGGGTAACATCACCCTGTTGCTTAACACTGCCGTTTTCGATCTGGAGAAAAGCGATGCCGATACCATTAGCAGCCTCAAAGCATTTTGCAGTCAGAATTCTACCGAATACTTATTGACGGCGCCATTGTTTTGTGATGCCTCCGGCGATGGGATAGTGGGCTTTTTGGCGGGCGCAGCCTTCCGTATGGGGGCCGAGGCCGCAGATGAGTTTGACGAGCAAATGGCCCCCTCTGCCCAGTATGGCGAGTTGCTGGGGCACTCTTTATATTTCTATAGTAAAGATACCGGCAAGCCGGTTAAGTTTATCCCGCCATCATTCGCCCTGGACGATATTACCAAAATACCGCGCTACCGCAGCTTTAATGCTAATGAGTTTGGTTGCAAATTGTGGTGGGTTGAATATGGCGGCAGACTGGATACCATCCATCAAACCGAAGAAATTAAGTGGGAATTGTGGCGCGTGATCTACGGTGTATGGAATCACATTAAAAATTCAGGTCAATTCCCCGAAGCAGAAAATTTAACGCTGGAGTGGGTCGGCACTATTCCCGGCAAGCGCGAAAGCCGCCGTTTTGAAGGCGATTACATGCTGAGCCAGCGTGATCTGACCGAGCAGCGACCACATCATGATGCGGTCGCTTACGGCGGTTGGTCCATAGACCTGCACCCGGCAGATGGCGTTTTCAGCGAGCGACCGGGCTGTAACCAGTGGCATAGCAAAGGCATTTTTTCTATACCTTATCGCACTTTATATAGTCGCAATATCAGCAATTTGTTTCTGGCAGGGCGCATCATCAGCGTTAGTCACGTAGCGTTTGGGGCTACGCGGGTAATGGCCACATCTGCCTATGTAGGGCAAGCTGTGGGTATGGCAGCAACGCTTTGTTTAAAACAGGGCTTGCTGCCTGCACAATTGCTTCAGGAAACGCAGCTTAACGAGTTGCAAACCATGCTGATGAAGGCTGGGCAGTATATTCCAGGTTTAACACTGAATGATGGTGCTGACCTGGTTCAGCAAGCTGCCGTAAAAGCTTCATCAACCCTGAAATTTAAAGGGTTTGATGCGGTTGATGCCTGGAAATCATTGGCGATTTCAGCCGGCATGCTGATGCCATTTAAAGCTGGAAAGCTGCCGGTGTTCACGGTGCCGGCGCGTTCATCGGCCACTACAAAGTTACTTTGTGAGTTATGGATCTGCAGCCGGTCGGGCAGTTTTACGCCGGATGTATTGATGACCAGTAACACCCTAACTGTTAATGGTGATGTGGAATTAGAACTTGATTTCGATGTTGTATTGCCTGAGGCCGGTTATGCGTTCATCATCTTCAGGCAAAATGCGGCAATTGAATTGGGATATACAGATCAAAGGATAACGGGCATTGTATCGGTGTTCAATCTAATTAATAAAGCCGTGTCTAATTATGGCAAGCAAAGCCCGCCGCCAGGTACAGGGGTAGATGAGTTTGAATTCTGGTGCCCGCAGCGTCGCCCGGAAGGGCAGAACATCGCTCTAAAATTAAGCGAAGCGCAGGATTTGTTCGAAGCCGAAAACATCAGCAATGGTGTTGATAGACCCGTAATGCAGCCCAATGCATGGGTGGCAGATAGGGACGATATCAATCCGTCACTAACTTTAGAATGGTCGAGCGTGCAAATCATTAGTAGTATGACGCTTTGTTTCGATACTGATTTTGACCATCCGATGGAATCGGTGCTGATGACGCACCCTGAAACTACTATGCCGTTTTGTGTAAGAGATTATAGAGTTGTTGATGCAAGCGGAAGAGAAATCTATGCCGCAACCAACAATTATCAAACCCGAAACGAAATAAAATTTGATGAGCCTGTTGAAACGGCTAAATTGACCATCTATGTTCAACATCCCCTGCCACACGTACCGGCTGCTTTATTTGCCGTGCGTTGTTATGGGCCCCAACAAGCAGCAAATTAA
- a CDS encoding LacI family DNA-binding transcriptional regulator produces MKSHQTTIIDIARELNLSKSTVSRALTGHPNVKQQTREAVLALAEKMEYQRNQMSISLITNKTKTIGIIVPEFVTSFFSQVIIGAQEEARKSDYNVLISQCNEDYNTEVDNAQLMMRNRVDGIIVSLTKETKNFDHLRTFQRRGIPIVFFNRVCEEIMAPKVIVNDYDAAFKAVEHLIKTGKKRIAHLAGPPSLAISRKRQNGYIDALKKHNLPIDEDLIIGYDLNMSKVKIYIKHFMDMDNPPDGLFAINDPTAMEAMQVIKQLGKRIPEDIGVVGFSNDYASQFAEPSLTTVAVPVNEMGKTAVKLLMDMIDKDPADWKLLVKVLDTELIVRNSTVRKA; encoded by the coding sequence ATGAAGAGCCATCAAACCACCATTATTGATATTGCGCGGGAGCTGAACCTCTCTAAATCAACCGTGTCAAGAGCCCTTACCGGGCACCCCAACGTAAAGCAGCAAACCCGCGAAGCCGTGCTTGCGCTGGCTGAGAAAATGGAGTATCAGCGCAACCAGATGTCTATTAGCCTGATTACCAACAAAACCAAAACCATAGGCATTATTGTGCCGGAGTTTGTAACATCGTTTTTCTCGCAGGTAATTATTGGCGCGCAGGAAGAAGCCCGCAAAAGCGATTATAATGTGCTGATTAGCCAGTGTAACGAGGATTACAATACCGAAGTAGATAACGCGCAACTAATGATGCGCAACCGGGTTGACGGCATTATTGTTTCATTAACCAAGGAGACTAAGAACTTTGACCATCTGCGCACCTTTCAGCGCAGGGGCATCCCTATTGTTTTCTTTAACCGGGTTTGCGAGGAGATTATGGCCCCAAAGGTAATTGTTAATGATTATGATGCGGCCTTTAAAGCGGTGGAACATTTAATAAAAACCGGCAAAAAACGTATTGCCCATTTGGCCGGGCCGCCGTCGTTAGCCATCAGTCGCAAACGACAGAACGGGTATATTGATGCGTTAAAAAAACACAACCTGCCTATTGATGAAGACCTGATTATAGGTTACGACCTGAATATGAGTAAGGTGAAGATCTATATTAAACACTTTATGGATATGGATAACCCGCCCGACGGGCTATTTGCCATTAATGACCCTACCGCCATGGAGGCCATGCAGGTTATTAAGCAATTGGGCAAGCGCATCCCCGAAGATATTGGTGTGGTAGGTTTTAGCAATGATTATGCATCGCAATTTGCAGAACCAAGCCTCACAACTGTTGCCGTACCCGTTAACGAGATGGGCAAAACAGCTGTGAAGCTTTTAATGGATATGATTGATAAAGACCCAGCCGATTGGAAACTGCTGGTAAAAGTGCTGGACACTGAACTTATTGTACGCAATTCTACCGTTCGCAAGGCCTGA